One Thermosipho africanus Ob7 DNA segment encodes these proteins:
- a CDS encoding ABC transporter permease subunit yields the protein MLILKKELRSNIKLFIIWAFVLFLFSYMIAPFIDTVMKDSEEMINFIKSLPKFMVKIFNISENSITPEGFFGMKIMMMAQIFAGVFSIILASNLFANEFENKTIEYLLVKPISRKKIYLEKLIAILIFYTLFFLIFCTSVLALFKVYVSYEYSPYILFGYSLYLYVIEIFFGCLTIFLSVIFQKTILSISLSLSTFILMYIIDILGSANEKISFLRYLSIFKYISIGDTINNNVVYINNSIILILLGFVISLFGLKIFTRKDVNI from the coding sequence ATGTTAATTTTAAAAAAAGAATTGAGATCTAATATAAAGTTATTTATAATTTGGGCATTTGTATTATTTTTATTTTCTTACATGATCGCCCCTTTTATAGATACAGTAATGAAAGATTCAGAGGAAATGATAAATTTTATTAAATCACTTCCAAAATTTATGGTTAAAATCTTTAACATTTCTGAAAATTCAATAACTCCAGAAGGATTTTTCGGAATGAAAATAATGATGATGGCTCAAATATTTGCAGGGGTTTTTTCCATAATACTTGCATCAAATTTATTTGCTAATGAATTTGAAAATAAAACAATAGAATATTTGCTTGTTAAACCAATAAGTAGAAAAAAAATATACCTTGAAAAACTAATTGCTATTCTTATTTTCTACACACTCTTTTTTCTAATATTCTGCACAAGTGTGTTGGCGCTCTTTAAGGTATATGTAAGTTACGAATACAGTCCTTACATCTTATTTGGATATTCCCTATATCTATATGTCATTGAAATTTTCTTTGGTTGTTTAACAATTTTTCTATCTGTAATATTTCAAAAAACAATTCTTTCTATATCATTATCATTATCAACTTTTATATTAATGTACATAATCGATATTCTGGGAAGCGCAAATGAAAAAATTTCTTTTTTAAGGTATTTATCAATTTTTAAATATATTTCAATTGGTGATACTATAAACAATAATGTAGTATATATAAATAATTCCATAATCCTTATACTTTTAGGCTTTGTAATTTCTCTGTTCGGACTTAAAATATTTACTAGAAAGGATGTCAATATCTAA